ATCGGTCATGCTGAGCTTGCCGATAGGACACGCCGGCCATGGCTGCCACAGCAGCGATGCCGCACCCGGTGCGTTCTCATTAGACGACAGGTCTCACGATAGGCCCGCCTGCATCTTCTTTCTCCCCGTCCCCATTGCCGCGGATATCTTCTTTTGCACCTCCGATGCACGTGAGTACGTTCGCCTCAGAAGAAAACTCCGGAGCGCAACGGCCTGGTTATATTGCGTATCTTTGGCAGAATAGAGGAGCGTCACTGCACGAGTCTTTGCTTGTTTCTTGATCGTCGCGATAAATGGGATCTTCTCCTTCAGCTCGGCATGATAGCGGCGGAGAAACTCCACCCAACGTGTAGGATCGTGGTTGAACCATTTCCGAAGGGCTGTTGAGGGACCGAGATCCGGCAGCCAGAGATCGAGCTTTGCGTCAGACTTAGACAGTCCCCGCGGCCAGAGTCGATCGACCAGTACCCGAACGCCATCGGACTTCGTCACTGGTTCGTAAACTCGTTTGACCAGAATCTTACCCATAGGTGCTAGAGACCGATGGTTT
The nucleotide sequence above comes from Nitrospira sp.. Encoded proteins:
- a CDS encoding DUF488 domain-containing protein — its product is MGKILVKRVYEPVTKSDGVRVLVDRLWPRGLSKSDAKLDLWLPDLGPSTALRKWFNHDPTRWVEFLRRYHAELKEKIPFIATIKKQAKTRAVTLLYSAKDTQYNQAVALRSFLLRRTYSRASEVQKKISAAMGTGRKKMQAGLS